A part of Rhinatrema bivittatum chromosome 16, aRhiBiv1.1, whole genome shotgun sequence genomic DNA contains:
- the LOC115078134 gene encoding SLAM family member 8-like: MQAAWALLMSLHYLAWPAAAEASIPVRGVVGEAVSLAADLPPDFEVREVIWKYLTSKEEIVATFFKGSVETMYRSHFFQRIWLLGNFSLEISQLELGDSGTFKALLVGTEGQLLTRTLQLTVYEAVSKPTIRVFAPGSDPPHSAGSGCEVFLTCAAERGSGVLYSWQRGGGTLGNGTHTFLDEGKVLKVRLEPSDNRASYCCTAANPVSQESTAVVPWDSCEGRADAEVTSHNSKYLLFILLPLLILLFAVAVLGIILCTRCSGKKTLKASEDRANVEMQPV, from the exons CCTGGCCTGCAGCAGCCGAGGCCTCCATCCCAGTAAGAGGAGTGGTGGGAGAAGCAGTGTCTCTGGCAGCTGATCTCCCCCCGGACTTTGAGGTCAGGGAAGTCATCTGGAAATACTTGACGTCCAAGGAGGAGATCGTAGCCACGTTTTTTAAGGGCTCGGTGGAGACCATGTACCGCTCCCACTTCTTTCAGAGAATCTGGCTCCTCGGCAACTTTTCTTTGGAAATCAGTCAATTGGAACTGGGAGACAGCGGAACCTTCAAAGCACTGCTGGTGGGCACGGAGGGACAGTTATTGACGCGCACGCTCCAACTCACTGTCTATG AGGCCGTGTCCAAGCCGACGATCAGAGTGTTTGCCCCAGGAAGCGACCCGCCTCACTCTGCTGGATCCGGCTGTGAGGTCTTCCTGACCTGTGCTGCGGAGAGGGGCTCTGGCGTGTTGTACAGCTGGCAGAGGGGAGGCGGCACGCTAGGCAATGGCACGCACACCTTCCTGGATGAGGGGAAGGTGCTGAAGGTTCGCCTGGAGCCCTCGGACAATCGCGCGTCCTACTGCTGCACGGCGGCCAACCCCGTGAGCCAAGAATCGACGGCGGTCGTCCCCTGGGACAGCTGCGAAGGCAGAGCAG ACGCCGAGGTCACCTCACACAACTCTAAGTACCTTCTGTTCATCCTCCTGCCCCTTCTGATCCTACTGTTCGCGGTTGCTGTCCTGGGGATCATTCTCTGCACAAGGTGTTCAG GCAAAAAAACCCTTAAAGCCTCAGAAGACAGAGCAAATGTGGAAATGCAACCTGTATAG